One part of the Paracoccus sp. MBLB3053 genome encodes these proteins:
- a CDS encoding amidohydrolase family protein translates to MIERKLTGAPPRNAFPRGAVDTQMHMYLPGYPALPGGPGLPQDPLPDAAAYRQVIDWMGIDRVIITQGNAHQKDNANLIACLDEMGDCGFGVAVIDETTPDTEIARLSEKGIVGARIMDLPGGAVNLRHLETIDAMAHAAGWMIAVQFNGSDLLEHMPRLMALKSRWVFDHHGKFFRGATADSPEIDAVLKLIDHGNCWFKFAGVYESSQEGWPFADIEGLSRRVAEHAPERIVWGTNWPHNGVSRSVDYPDEVELAELVLDWLPGGARDGVLVTNPQELYGLPSF, encoded by the coding sequence ATGATCGAACGCAAGCTCACCGGGGCCCCGCCGCGCAATGCCTTCCCGCGGGGCGCCGTCGACACGCAGATGCACATGTATCTGCCGGGCTATCCTGCCTTGCCCGGAGGTCCGGGATTGCCCCAGGACCCGCTGCCCGATGCCGCAGCCTATCGTCAGGTGATCGATTGGATGGGGATCGACCGGGTCATCATCACCCAGGGCAACGCCCATCAGAAGGACAATGCAAACCTGATCGCCTGTCTCGATGAGATGGGTGATTGCGGATTCGGCGTTGCGGTGATCGACGAAACAACCCCGGATACCGAAATCGCACGTCTGTCGGAGAAGGGTATCGTCGGCGCGCGAATCATGGATCTTCCCGGAGGAGCCGTGAACCTGCGGCATCTCGAGACAATCGATGCCATGGCGCATGCCGCAGGTTGGATGATTGCCGTCCAGTTCAATGGCTCGGACCTGCTTGAGCATATGCCTCGCCTCATGGCGCTGAAGTCGCGCTGGGTCTTCGATCATCACGGCAAGTTCTTCCGGGGCGCCACGGCGGATAGTCCCGAAATCGACGCCGTCCTGAAGCTGATCGATCACGGAAATTGCTGGTTCAAGTTCGCGGGCGTTTACGAAAGCAGCCAGGAGGGCTGGCCCTTTGCCGATATCGAGGGGCTATCGCGTCGTGTCGCCGAACATGCGCCTGAACGCATCGTCTGGGGCACGAATTGGCCGCATAACGGGGTTTCGCGCTCGGTGGACTATCCCGACGAGGTCGAACTGGCCGAACTGGTGCTGGATTGGTTGCCCGGCGGCGCGAGGGACGGCGTCCTGGTGACCAATCCCCAAGAACTTTATGGATTGCCGTCTTTCTGA
- a CDS encoding TRAP transporter substrate-binding protein translates to MTRTLLVCGTILAGGASAAAAADCEVTLRSADTHPNGYPTVEAVRWMGEQVKEKSQGRICVEVFPASELGEEKDAIEQTQFGVIDMVRASFGPFNNLVPETQIVSLPYIFRSAEHMHHVMDGPIGEQIAQGFAQHDLVVLGYYDGGARSFYNSKHPIKSVDDLKGMKFRVMQSDVFVDMMSALGANATPMPYGEVYSSIQTGVIDGAENNQPSYDTSGHAEVAKFYTLDEHLIMPEVLAVSKISWDKLSPEDQALLKEVGAASVPVMRELWNAKVAESEAAVEEGGAEIVRDIDKQPFIDAMAPVYEKYVSTPEAKELVEKIRATE, encoded by the coding sequence CTGACCCGTACGCTGCTTGTCTGCGGTACGATCCTTGCCGGTGGCGCCAGCGCCGCCGCTGCGGCGGATTGCGAAGTGACCCTTCGCTCGGCCGATACCCATCCGAACGGCTATCCGACCGTGGAAGCGGTGCGCTGGATGGGCGAGCAGGTCAAGGAAAAGTCGCAGGGTCGCATCTGCGTCGAGGTGTTCCCCGCCTCGGAACTGGGCGAGGAAAAGGATGCCATCGAGCAGACGCAGTTCGGCGTCATCGACATGGTCCGCGCCTCTTTCGGCCCGTTCAACAACCTTGTCCCCGAGACGCAGATCGTTTCGCTGCCCTACATCTTCCGCTCGGCCGAGCATATGCACCACGTCATGGACGGCCCCATTGGCGAACAGATCGCCCAAGGTTTCGCCCAGCATGATCTGGTGGTCCTTGGCTATTACGACGGCGGCGCGCGCAGCTTCTACAACAGCAAGCACCCGATCAAATCCGTTGATGACCTCAAGGGCATGAAGTTCCGCGTCATGCAATCTGATGTCTTCGTGGACATGATGTCGGCGCTTGGTGCCAATGCCACCCCGATGCCCTATGGCGAGGTCTATTCCTCGATCCAGACCGGCGTGATCGACGGCGCCGAAAACAACCAACCCTCCTATGACACATCGGGTCATGCCGAGGTGGCCAAGTTTTACACGCTGGACGAGCATCTGATCATGCCGGAAGTGCTGGCCGTCTCGAAAATCAGCTGGGACAAGCTTTCGCCCGAGGATCAGGCGCTGCTGAAGGAAGTCGGCGCGGCATCCGTTCCGGTCATGCGCGAGCTTTGGAACGCAAAGGTCGCCGAATCCGAAGCTGCGGTCGAAGAGGGCGGTGCCGAGATCGTCCGCGATATCGACAAGCAGCCCTTCATCGACGCGATGGCCCCGGTCTACGAGAAATACGTCTCGACCCCCGAGGCCAAGGAGCTGGTCGAAAAGATCCGCGCCACCGAATGA
- a CDS encoding TRAP transporter small permease, translating into MRDFLIAAERLTSRLATAALYLAGAGLVLMTLIVFAQVFVRYVLNNSLHWAEPSAVLIMGWFIFLGAAVGIREGTHLSFDVLLMVMPAWLQGIMHTISDIAIGGFGIGMTLYGWSLAAKASSNVIPGLGVSRAFDFAPIIGGGILLVLFALERVLRRLVGLRTLRFGDLVEE; encoded by the coding sequence ATGCGTGACTTTCTGATTGCGGCAGAGCGGTTGACAAGTCGGCTGGCAACCGCCGCATTGTATCTGGCAGGCGCGGGCCTGGTGCTGATGACGCTGATCGTTTTCGCGCAGGTCTTCGTGCGCTATGTTCTGAACAACAGCCTGCACTGGGCCGAACCGTCGGCCGTGCTGATCATGGGGTGGTTCATTTTTCTGGGGGCTGCCGTCGGCATCCGCGAGGGAACCCATCTTTCCTTCGATGTACTTTTGATGGTCATGCCCGCCTGGCTGCAGGGGATCATGCACACGATTTCCGACATCGCGATCGGCGGCTTTGGCATTGGCATGACGCTTTACGGCTGGAGCCTTGCCGCTAAGGCTTCGTCCAATGTCATTCCTGGCCTCGGCGTCTCGCGGGCCTTCGACTTCGCTCCCATCATCGGCGGCGGCATCCTGCTTGTGCTTTTCGCGCTGGAGCGTGTCCTGCGCCGGCTCGTTGGCTTGCGCACCCTTCGCTTCGGCGATCTGGTCGAGGAATAA
- a CDS encoding TRAP transporter large permease — MELFILFGSFTFLLLIGTPVAFCLGIASFATVLYLGLPPVVVFQRLNSGVSVYAMMAIPFFIYAGDLMVRGDIARRLVALAGGLIGHLRGGLGQVNILTSVMFGGISGSATADASAIGGLMVPQMKARGYSADYAVNITVTSAIIALMIPPSHNMIIYSIAAGGRLSIADLFTAGIVPGAILALSLMAVAWLVAYRRGYPTEAFPGWAMLGQMLVTALPGLILIGIIFGGVRSGVFTASESSNIAVVYALIITALVYRTLSFHEFVEATLGAVRTTAMVLMVIGSAACFGWLLAYLRVPTQMVEFLQQVSNNPIVILLLINVMLLVLGTFMDMSPLIVITTPIFLPVAQAFGVDPIHFGVIMILNLGIGLCTPPVGSVLFVGCAVGRIGIGQVMKTIWPFYAAAFGTLMLVTYIPALSLWLPSVFK, encoded by the coding sequence ATGGAACTGTTCATTCTTTTCGGCAGCTTCACGTTTCTTCTGCTGATCGGCACGCCGGTGGCCTTCTGTCTGGGGATCGCGAGCTTCGCGACCGTTCTCTATCTGGGCCTGCCTCCTGTCGTCGTCTTCCAGCGGCTGAACTCGGGTGTCTCGGTCTATGCGATGATGGCGATCCCGTTCTTCATCTACGCAGGCGATCTCATGGTGCGCGGTGATATCGCACGGCGTCTGGTCGCGCTGGCTGGCGGGCTCATCGGGCATTTGCGGGGTGGCCTAGGGCAGGTGAATATCCTTACATCGGTGATGTTCGGAGGCATTTCTGGCTCGGCCACGGCCGATGCTTCGGCCATTGGCGGGCTGATGGTGCCGCAGATGAAAGCGCGGGGCTACAGCGCCGACTATGCCGTGAACATCACGGTGACGAGTGCGATCATCGCGCTGATGATCCCGCCTTCGCACAACATGATCATCTATTCGATCGCGGCGGGCGGGCGATTGTCGATCGCGGATCTGTTCACGGCGGGGATCGTTCCGGGTGCCATTCTGGCGCTGTCGCTGATGGCCGTGGCGTGGCTGGTCGCGTATCGGCGCGGTTATCCGACCGAGGCATTTCCGGGCTGGGCCATGCTGGGCCAGATGCTTGTGACCGCCTTGCCGGGACTGATCCTGATCGGCATCATCTTCGGCGGCGTGCGCTCGGGGGTGTTCACGGCTTCGGAAAGCTCGAATATCGCGGTAGTCTATGCCCTGATCATTACGGCATTGGTCTATCGCACGCTCAGCTTCCACGAGTTCGTCGAGGCGACGCTTGGCGCGGTCCGCACCACGGCGATGGTGCTGATGGTGATCGGCTCGGCGGCCTGCTTCGGCTGGCTGCTGGCCTATCTGCGCGTGCCGACCCAGATGGTCGAGTTCCTGCAGCAGGTTTCGAACAATCCGATCGTCATCCTGTTGCTCATCAATGTCATGCTGCTGGTGCTGGGCACATTCATGGACATGTCGCCGCTGATCGTGATCACCACGCCGATCTTCTTGCCGGTTGCGCAGGCATTCGGGGTCGATCCCATCCATTTCGGCGTGATCATGATCCTGAACCTGGGGATCGGTCTTTGCACGCCACCGGTCGGGTCGGTCCTGTTCGTCGGCTGTGCGGTTGGTCGGATCGGGATAGGTCAGGTCATGAAGACGATCTGGCCCTTCTATGCGGCTGCATTCGGCACACTGATGCTGGTGACCTACATCCCGGCTCTGTCGCTCTGGCTGCCCTCGGTCTTCAAGTGA
- a CDS encoding AraC family transcriptional regulator: MDEIEGGILASIPPSALSLTLTRAAIRMEHSTTWAIDKTNPVDDLVICLEGRGIYLIDNESRVMEPGDAMLIRRGQRFRGRNEGPDTYRGVAQHFTLNIYGLHDLVGQMELTPHLRLTRWPLLEPMVRHYRQSAPPESVTLGQHHLFMVLLISFIDDAFISWRDSATYLPEGAHALDLAVMKAATMISANPIDPESATRAVEAAPYNRDYFLREFQRRVGRTPRKYQEYKRMERAMHHLESGLNVSATATEVGYADPYYFSRMFKRTLGLSPREHMRRIEKSRHGGFMRLDESEQEEKLTGN, encoded by the coding sequence ATGGACGAAATCGAAGGTGGTATTCTGGCCTCGATTCCACCCTCTGCGCTGAGCCTGACATTGACCCGCGCGGCGATCAGGATGGAACATTCGACCACTTGGGCAATCGACAAGACAAACCCCGTGGACGATCTTGTGATCTGCCTGGAAGGCAGGGGCATCTACTTGATCGATAACGAGAGCCGGGTGATGGAGCCGGGCGACGCCATGCTGATCCGTCGCGGTCAGCGCTTTCGTGGACGGAATGAAGGGCCCGACACCTACCGGGGCGTCGCGCAGCATTTCACCCTGAACATCTACGGGCTTCACGACCTTGTCGGCCAGATGGAGCTGACACCGCATCTTCGACTGACGCGATGGCCGCTGCTTGAACCGATGGTGCGTCATTACCGTCAAAGCGCGCCCCCCGAATCTGTGACACTGGGTCAGCATCATCTGTTCATGGTGCTGCTGATCTCATTCATCGACGACGCCTTTATCAGCTGGCGCGACAGCGCGACCTATCTGCCCGAAGGGGCGCACGCGCTTGATCTCGCCGTGATGAAGGCGGCAACCATGATCTCGGCCAATCCGATCGACCCCGAAAGCGCGACCCGCGCCGTCGAGGCAGCCCCCTATAATCGCGACTATTTCCTGCGCGAGTTTCAGCGCCGTGTCGGCCGAACCCCCCGCAAGTATCAGGAATACAAGCGCATGGAGCGCGCCATGCATCATCTGGAATCAGGGCTGAATGTGTCAGCCACCGCCACCGAGGTAGGGTATGCCGACCCTTATTATTTCTCGCGGATGTTCAAGCGAACGCTAGGCCTTTCGCCCCGCGAGCATATGCGCCGAATCGAGAAAAGCCGCCATGGCGGGTTCATGCGGCTTGATGAAAGCGAACAGGAAGAAAAGCTTACCGGAAACTGA
- a CDS encoding carbohydrate ABC transporter permease: MKQQRFLGLAYLAPYVIGLLVFTAIPFIASFYLSFTRYDLMSEPRWTGLANYEKLFTRDRTFDKSLWVTLTYVFLTVPLKLAFALFIAAILNYKLRFINFFRTAFYVPSILGGSIAIAVLWRYMFASEGLVNMALATIGLNPVDWFGDPTNALFTVTLLRCWQFGSAMVIFLAALQSIDKSLYEAAAIDGASKARVFFSITLPLLTPVIFFNLIMQMVQAFQEFNGPYIITQGGPLKSTYLLPLYIYDEAFKKFNMGYASAIAWVLFGIIMVLTLIAFWSSKKWVFYAGDKRS, translated from the coding sequence ATGAAGCAGCAGCGCTTCCTGGGACTGGCCTATCTGGCGCCCTATGTGATCGGCCTTCTGGTCTTCACCGCGATCCCGTTCATCGCGTCATTTTACCTGAGCTTCACGCGCTATGACCTGATGAGCGAGCCCCGCTGGACGGGACTGGCGAACTACGAAAAGCTCTTCACCCGCGATCGCACGTTCGACAAGTCGCTTTGGGTGACGCTGACCTATGTGTTCCTGACCGTTCCCCTGAAACTCGCCTTCGCGCTCTTCATCGCAGCGATCCTGAACTACAAGCTTCGCTTCATCAACTTCTTCCGCACGGCCTTCTATGTGCCATCAATCCTTGGTGGCTCGATCGCGATTGCCGTACTGTGGCGCTACATGTTTGCCAGCGAAGGGCTGGTGAACATGGCGCTGGCGACCATCGGGCTTAATCCGGTGGACTGGTTTGGCGATCCCACCAACGCGCTGTTCACCGTGACGCTGCTGCGCTGCTGGCAGTTCGGATCGGCCATGGTGATCTTCCTTGCCGCGCTGCAATCCATCGACAAGTCGCTTTACGAGGCCGCGGCCATCGACGGGGCCAGCAAGGCACGGGTGTTCTTCTCGATCACGCTGCCGCTGCTGACGCCGGTCATCTTCTTCAACCTGATCATGCAGATGGTCCAGGCGTTCCAGGAGTTCAACGGCCCCTACATCATCACGCAGGGCGGTCCGCTGAAATCGACCTATCTGCTGCCGCTCTACATCTATGACGAGGCATTCAAGAAGTTCAACATGGGCTACGCCTCGGCGATCGCCTGGGTGCTCTTCGGCATCATCATGGTCCTGACCCTGATCGCTTTCTGGTCGTCCAAGAAATGGGTCTTTTACGCCGGCGACAAAAGGAGCTGA
- a CDS encoding carbohydrate ABC transporter permease — MDANVMLDMDAFNEAQATKRARLRLISTTVRYVLLFAVGLIMLYPLIWLVGASFKTNSEIFSGAGFIPQNPTLDGYIKGWETSTPYTFGRFFWNSFLIILPKTIGTAISCTMAAYAFARFDFPLKKILFTTVIATLLLPNVVTRIPQYILFRDLGWLDSFLPLWVPSALAGDAFFVFMLVQFLRSLPSDMEEAARVDGANSLQTLVYIVVPMLAPALISVCLFQFMWTMNDFLGPLIYLSSVDKYPVSLALKLSIDTTEAFEWNRILAMSVLTIAPALIIFFAAQRYFIEGISSGGVKG; from the coding sequence ATGGACGCGAACGTCATGCTCGATATGGACGCATTCAACGAGGCTCAGGCCACGAAGCGCGCGCGCCTTCGCCTGATCTCGACCACGGTCCGCTATGTGCTTCTTTTTGCGGTCGGCCTGATCATGCTCTACCCGCTGATCTGGCTTGTCGGTGCGAGCTTCAAGACCAATTCCGAGATCTTCTCGGGGGCGGGCTTCATCCCGCAGAACCCGACTCTCGACGGCTACATCAAGGGATGGGAAACCTCGACGCCCTACACCTTCGGGCGCTTCTTCTGGAACTCTTTCCTGATCATCCTGCCCAAGACCATCGGCACGGCGATCAGCTGCACGATGGCGGCCTATGCCTTCGCGCGCTTCGATTTCCCGCTCAAGAAGATCCTGTTCACCACGGTGATCGCGACGCTGCTGCTGCCGAACGTGGTGACGCGCATCCCGCAATATATCCTGTTCCGGGATCTGGGCTGGCTCGACAGCTTCCTGCCCTTGTGGGTTCCGTCGGCCCTGGCGGGGGATGCCTTCTTCGTCTTCATGCTGGTGCAGTTCCTGCGCTCGCTGCCTTCCGACATGGAAGAGGCCGCGCGGGTCGACGGCGCGAACAGCCTGCAAACGCTGGTCTATATCGTGGTGCCGATGCTGGCCCCGGCGCTGATTTCGGTCTGCCTGTTCCAGTTCATGTGGACCATGAACGACTTTCTTGGGCCGCTGATCTATCTGTCCTCGGTGGACAAGTATCCGGTCAGCCTCGCGCTCAAGCTTTCCATCGATACAACCGAAGCCTTCGAATGGAACCGCATCCTCGCCATGTCGGTCCTGACCATTGCGCCCGCACTCATCATCTTCTTCGCCGCGCAGCGCTATTTCATCGAAGGCATTTCCTCAGGGGGGGTGAAGGGCTGA
- a CDS encoding ABC transporter ATP-binding protein codes for MARVQLRNVEKTYGGAVKAVHGINLDIEDGEFMVFVGPSGCAKSTTLRMIAGLEEITGGEVIIGDQRVNDLPPGKRSIAMVFQNYALYPHMKVRGNLGFGLKIAGKSKPEINAAINDVARILEIEPLLDRLPKQLSGGQAQRVALGRALIKKPSVFLFDEPLSNLDAKLRASMRVRITDLHRRLKAEGLSSTVIYVTHDQTEAMTMGDRICVMQAGRIMQVATPKELYNHPANLFVAGFIGSPEMNLLDGSLQAGQFVVGNQRLALGDDVLSRLSTQPQDAVLGIRPQHLALDPNGLKARLTNAEFMGHEVYLHAELEGQKIIAVVGTAEFEQMGRASTIGLSPIAEHIHIFDKSDGSNVSLDRHRLAA; via the coding sequence ATGGCACGTGTCCAGCTTCGCAACGTCGAAAAAACCTATGGTGGCGCGGTCAAGGCCGTCCACGGCATCAACCTCGATATCGAGGATGGCGAGTTCATGGTCTTCGTGGGCCCCTCGGGCTGTGCGAAATCCACGACGCTGCGCATGATCGCGGGCCTCGAGGAAATCACCGGTGGCGAGGTCATCATCGGCGACCAGCGGGTGAACGACCTGCCGCCGGGCAAGCGCTCGATCGCCATGGTATTCCAGAACTACGCGCTTTATCCGCATATGAAGGTGCGCGGGAACCTTGGTTTCGGATTGAAGATCGCGGGCAAGTCGAAGCCAGAGATCAACGCCGCCATCAACGACGTCGCCCGCATCCTGGAAATCGAGCCGCTGCTGGACCGCCTGCCGAAGCAGCTTTCCGGCGGGCAGGCGCAGCGGGTCGCGCTGGGGCGTGCGCTGATCAAGAAGCCCAGCGTCTTCCTGTTCGACGAGCCGCTTTCGAACCTCGACGCCAAGCTGCGTGCGTCGATGCGGGTGCGGATCACCGATCTGCATCGCCGCCTCAAGGCCGAGGGCCTGTCATCGACGGTGATCTATGTCACCCATGACCAGACCGAGGCCATGACCATGGGCGACCGGATCTGCGTCATGCAGGCCGGCCGGATCATGCAGGTCGCGACGCCGAAGGAGCTCTACAATCACCCCGCCAACCTGTTCGTCGCGGGGTTCATTGGCAGCCCGGAAATGAACCTGCTGGATGGCAGCCTGCAAGCCGGGCAGTTCGTTGTCGGCAACCAGCGGCTGGCCCTGGGCGACGACGTCCTGTCGCGACTGTCCACGCAGCCGCAGGACGCGGTGCTGGGCATCCGCCCGCAGCATCTGGCGCTGGATCCGAACGGTCTGAAGGCGCGTCTCACCAATGCCGAGTTCATGGGCCACGAGGTCTATCTGCATGCCGAACTGGAAGGGCAGAAGATCATCGCCGTGGTCGGCACCGCCGAGTTCGAACAAATGGGCCGTGCCAGCACCATCGGCCTGAGCCCGATCGCCGAGCATATCCACATCTTTGACAAGTCCGATGGCAGCAACGTCTCGCTGGATCGGCACAGGCTGGCCGCCTGA
- a CDS encoding ABC transporter substrate-binding protein — translation MKLKRIAAVLTGTALATMTMVQAASADELRMSWWGGDSRHVATQAALEACGAKHGHTIKGEFTGFDGYLEKLTTQMAGGTEADIVQINWPWMPLFSRDGTGFADLRTLSGLDLSQWSEADLDSGSVNGILQGISVSTTGRAFFFNQTTFEKAGVAIPTNWAELEAATKVFKEKLGEDYYTFNAVKETAQLLVTLAVVQKTGKDLVDPDTNRVAWTTEELAEGISFLGHLVEIGAIRSQKQEASDGNVNLFEKPDWSAGKISGSYEWDSTYSKYADPLQEGQVLKPVPPLHVDGAVTDGVYRKPSMLLSISKNSKHPEAAAQVLNCLLNEPEGIDALGTSRGLPSSKVAAERLADEGSPEVRAANALIVAASGPTISPFNEHPEIRGNFIDSLEEYAYGQISAEDAAEQIIEGTNDVLAEFD, via the coding sequence ATGAAATTGAAACGCATTGCCGCAGTTTTGACTGGCACCGCGCTTGCCACAATGACGATGGTTCAGGCCGCGTCGGCCGATGAACTTCGCATGTCCTGGTGGGGTGGCGACAGCCGCCACGTCGCAACGCAGGCCGCGCTGGAAGCTTGCGGTGCCAAGCATGGCCACACGATCAAGGGCGAGTTCACCGGCTTTGACGGATACCTGGAAAAGCTGACCACCCAGATGGCCGGCGGGACCGAGGCGGATATCGTCCAGATCAACTGGCCGTGGATGCCGCTTTTCTCGCGCGACGGAACGGGCTTTGCTGATCTGCGCACGCTCTCTGGGCTCGATCTTTCTCAATGGAGCGAAGCCGATCTGGATTCGGGTTCGGTGAACGGCATCCTTCAGGGCATCTCTGTATCGACGACGGGCCGGGCGTTCTTCTTCAACCAGACGACCTTCGAAAAGGCAGGTGTCGCCATCCCGACGAACTGGGCCGAACTTGAAGCCGCCACCAAGGTTTTCAAGGAGAAGCTGGGCGAAGATTATTATACCTTCAACGCGGTGAAAGAAACCGCGCAGCTTCTCGTGACGCTGGCCGTGGTGCAGAAGACCGGCAAGGATCTGGTTGATCCCGATACGAACCGTGTCGCCTGGACGACAGAGGAATTGGCCGAAGGCATCAGCTTCCTGGGGCATCTGGTCGAGATCGGGGCGATCCGCTCGCAAAAGCAGGAAGCCTCGGACGGCAACGTCAACCTGTTCGAAAAGCCCGACTGGTCTGCCGGCAAGATCTCGGGTTCCTATGAGTGGGATTCGACCTATTCGAAATATGCCGACCCGCTGCAGGAAGGTCAGGTCCTGAAGCCCGTCCCGCCGCTGCATGTCGATGGTGCGGTTACGGACGGCGTCTATCGCAAGCCCTCGATGCTGCTGTCGATCTCGAAGAACTCGAAGCACCCCGAGGCCGCTGCGCAGGTGCTGAACTGCCTTTTGAACGAACCCGAAGGGATCGACGCCCTGGGAACTTCGCGTGGGCTGCCGTCCTCGAAGGTCGCAGCCGAGCGGCTGGCCGATGAGGGCTCGCCCGAGGTGCGCGCCGCCAATGCGCTGATCGTCGCCGCAAGTGGGCCGACGATTTCGCCCTTCAACGAACACCCTGAAATTCGCGGCAACTTCATCGATTCGCTCGAGGAATATGCCTACGGCCAGATCTCGGCCGAAGATGCCGCCGAGCAGATCATCGAAGGCACGAACGACGTTCTGGCCGAGTTCGACTGA
- the pglA gene encoding polygalacturonase PglA — protein MTPIPLAVTARAAALRLAVSGALYHLPRPLGWKLVTPGQPARQGCCMTAVLMLDELRPATAYRLHVEGMDEIAFRTSDCAAAVIPERMIDAAAHDDLSAARHNAAQIAAAIAALRVGGTLILPPGDWLTAPLALKSDMTLHLAEGAVIRAPSDRSGWPILPARDEAGQMLGSWEGLPENCFAAGVHAINATRLVIEGSGVIDGSGDLGDWWTWPKETREGARRPRGLHLVGCRDVTLLGFTIRNAPSWTIHPQGCDRLLAAGLRIEAPHDSPNTDGFNPEMCRDVTLEGIRFSVGDDCIAVKAGKRGPEGEADHLAETRNVCVRHCLMERGHGGLVIGSEMSGGVHEVTIEDCEMVGTDRGLRIKTRRGRGGEVSGIAMRRITMTGVQTAISVNAHYHCDPDGHADWVQNRAPAEVNERTPRIHGITVEDVTLDGLAHAAGSFLGLPESPIADVRIRRLRIGSLDPDAIAAPPDMADRVRPMRHENLLAEQAELDCDDASLLSPAQITLE, from the coding sequence ATGACACCCATCCCCCTCGCCGTGACGGCGCGGGCCGCTGCCTTGCGGCTTGCCGTAAGCGGCGCCCTTTATCATCTGCCCCGCCCGCTGGGCTGGAAGCTGGTCACGCCCGGGCAGCCGGCGCGTCAGGGCTGCTGCATGACGGCCGTCCTGATGCTGGACGAACTGCGTCCCGCCACGGCTTACCGCCTGCATGTCGAGGGGATGGACGAAATCGCATTTCGCACTTCCGATTGCGCGGCGGCCGTCATCCCCGAACGGATGATTGATGCCGCCGCCCATGACGATCTGTCTGCGGCCCGTCACAATGCCGCCCAGATCGCGGCCGCTATCGCGGCGCTGCGGGTTGGGGGAACGCTGATCCTGCCACCGGGCGACTGGCTCACAGCGCCGCTTGCGCTGAAATCGGACATGACGCTGCATCTGGCCGAGGGGGCGGTGATCCGAGCGCCTTCAGACCGGTCCGGCTGGCCGATCCTGCCGGCCCGCGATGAGGCCGGACAGATGCTGGGCAGCTGGGAGGGCCTGCCGGAGAATTGTTTTGCCGCAGGGGTTCACGCGATCAATGCCACGCGTCTCGTCATCGAGGGCAGCGGGGTGATCGACGGCTCGGGCGATCTGGGCGATTGGTGGACCTGGCCCAAGGAAACACGCGAAGGAGCGCGTCGGCCGCGCGGGCTTCATCTGGTCGGTTGCCGCGATGTCACGCTGCTGGGCTTCACCATCCGAAATGCTCCAAGCTGGACCATCCACCCTCAAGGCTGCGACAGGCTTCTGGCCGCCGGGCTTCGGATCGAAGCTCCGCATGACAGCCCGAATACCGACGGGTTCAATCCTGAGATGTGCCGCGACGTGACGCTGGAAGGCATCCGCTTTTCGGTCGGAGACGATTGTATCGCCGTCAAGGCAGGCAAGCGGGGGCCCGAAGGCGAGGCGGACCACCTGGCCGAAACCCGGAATGTCTGCGTGCGCCACTGCCTTATGGAGCGCGGACATGGCGGGCTGGTCATCGGCTCGGAAATGTCCGGTGGCGTGCATGAGGTGACGATCGAGGATTGCGAGATGGTGGGAACCGATCGCGGCCTGCGGATCAAGACGCGACGGGGTCGGGGTGGCGAAGTTTCGGGAATTGCGATGCGCCGGATAACCATGACCGGAGTCCAAACTGCGATTTCCGTCAACGCACATTATCACTGTGACCCGGACGGCCATGCCGATTGGGTTCAGAACCGGGCGCCCGCCGAGGTGAATGAACGCACCCCCCGGATTCACGGGATCACGGTCGAGGACGTGACCTTGGACGGGTTGGCCCATGCCGCCGGTTCGTTCCTGGGGCTGCCCGAATCCCCGATTGCAGACGTGCGCATTCGTCGGCTGCGCATCGGTTCGCTTGATCCCGACGCGATTGCCGCGCCGCCCGATATGGCCGATCGGGTTCGCCCAATGCGCCACGAAAACCTTCTGGCCGAACAGGCCGAGCTTGATTGTGACGACGCCTCGCTGCTGTCGCCTGCCCAGATTACTCTTGAATGA